A single window of Polaribacter sp. SA4-10 DNA harbors:
- a CDS encoding DUF5723 family protein, with amino-acid sequence MRKVVLILVLVLAVNTFSQNKQVLYDFAGLPQTLLLNPGLENNLKFHVGLPLISGFSAEIGSTGFSVADIFADDGRNINEKMASVLDNIDSKDYLKLNTQIEVFSAGYRFNDKTYLSFGFYEELDFIFFLPKDVLTLATEGNTTPLGRSFDFSHLNINADFLGVIHAGITRKVSEKLTIGGRLKIYSSSINVESINNSGTFTTTTPGDNNLSVSKLENINVTYKTAGIANVSGGSVLTNTFLGGNLGLGGDVGFSYSVTPQLNVSGSLVDFGFIKYSKNIENTTRIGDFTTEGLNFQYDDQDPDYWKQLEDDFKAEIPEEINNDAYKAWRPAKLNAAIKYSFGDRRSESCYDNTFKESYTDAFGVQLYSLFRPLRNEYAFTGFYEKSITSKIDAKLTYTLDNYSYNNIGLGISAQIWNMNFYGIVDNIAHLSDISSAKNVSLQFGFNLLFN; translated from the coding sequence ATGAGAAAAGTCGTTTTAATTTTAGTGCTCGTTCTTGCAGTTAATACTTTTTCACAAAACAAACAGGTCTTATATGATTTTGCAGGTTTACCTCAAACTTTATTATTAAATCCTGGCTTAGAAAATAATTTAAAATTTCATGTTGGTTTGCCTTTGATATCTGGTTTTTCTGCAGAAATTGGCTCAACAGGTTTTTCTGTTGCAGATATTTTTGCAGATGATGGCAGGAATATTAATGAAAAAATGGCCTCAGTTTTAGATAATATAGACTCAAAGGATTATCTTAAACTAAATACTCAAATAGAAGTTTTTAGTGCTGGTTATCGCTTTAATGACAAAACATATTTAAGTTTTGGTTTTTATGAGGAATTAGATTTTATTTTCTTCTTACCTAAAGATGTTCTTACACTTGCAACTGAAGGAAATACAACGCCTTTAGGGAGGAGTTTTGATTTTTCTCATTTAAACATTAATGCAGATTTTTTAGGAGTAATTCATGCAGGAATAACTAGAAAAGTAAGCGAAAAATTGACTATTGGTGGTCGTTTAAAAATTTATTCATCTTCTATTAATGTAGAATCTATAAACAATTCCGGAACCTTTACTACTACTACACCAGGAGATAATAATCTATCTGTGAGTAAACTAGAGAATATAAATGTGACCTATAAAACTGCTGGTATAGCTAATGTTAGCGGAGGTTCAGTCTTAACAAATACATTTTTAGGAGGAAATTTAGGTCTTGGTGGAGATGTAGGTTTTTCATACAGCGTAACACCACAATTAAATGTTTCTGGAAGTCTGGTAGATTTTGGTTTTATAAAATATAGTAAGAATATTGAAAATACTACAAGAATAGGTGATTTTACAACGGAAGGATTGAATTTTCAGTATGATGATCAGGATCCCGATTATTGGAAACAATTAGAGGATGATTTTAAAGCAGAAATTCCAGAAGAAATTAACAACGATGCTTACAAAGCTTGGAGACCTGCAAAACTAAATGCTGCAATAAAATATAGCTTTGGTGATAGAAGAAGTGAATCTTGTTATGATAATACTTTCAAAGAATCATATACAGATGCTTTTGGTGTACAGTTGTATTCATTGTTTAGACCATTAAGAAACGAATATGCATTTACGGGTTTTTATGAAAAATCGATTACAAGCAAGATAGATGCAAAATTAACATATACGTTGGATAATTATTCTTATAATAATATAGGGTTGGGTATTTCCGCACAGATTTGGAATATGAATTTTTACGGAATAGTTGATAATATCGCACATTTGTCAGATATTTCGTCAGCAAAAAACGTTTCTTTACAATTCGGATTTAACCTACTATTTAATTAA
- a CDS encoding YjjG family noncanonical pyrimidine nucleotidase has product MTEIKHIFFDLDHTLWDFEKNSDLTFQKVFSHNNIKLDLNIFLTVYKPLNLQYWKLFREEKITKSELRYGRLKKAFDAVNYTVSDELIDVIAIQYIDFLPDFNHLFEGTFEILDYLKEKYELHIITNGFDEVQHKKMVSSNIYHYFDKIITSESVGAKKPSSRVFEFALEVANAKKENSVMIGDSLEADIKGALSVGLHAIHCVFDSAKSTDEDFISVNNLLEIKEYL; this is encoded by the coding sequence ATGACAGAGATAAAACACATCTTTTTTGACTTAGATCATACTTTATGGGATTTTGAGAAAAATTCTGATTTAACATTTCAGAAAGTATTTTCGCATAATAATATAAAATTAGATTTAAATATTTTTTTAACTGTTTATAAACCTTTAAACCTTCAATATTGGAAGTTGTTTAGAGAGGAAAAAATAACAAAAAGTGAATTAAGATATGGGAGGCTAAAAAAAGCATTTGATGCTGTAAATTATACTGTTTCTGATGAGTTAATAGATGTTATAGCTATACAGTACATCGATTTTCTTCCAGATTTCAACCACCTTTTTGAAGGAACTTTTGAAATCTTAGATTATCTTAAAGAAAAGTATGAATTGCATATTATAACAAATGGTTTTGATGAGGTTCAGCATAAAAAAATGGTGAGCTCAAATATTTACCACTATTTTGATAAAATAATTACATCTGAATCCGTGGGGGCTAAAAAACCAAGTTCTAGAGTTTTTGAGTTCGCATTAGAAGTTGCAAACGCTAAAAAAGAAAATTCTGTTATGATTGGTGATAGTTTAGAAGCAGATATTAAAGGCGCTTTAAGCGTTGGTCTGCATGCCATTCATTGTGTTTTTGATAGTGCTAAATCAACAGATGAAGATTTTATCTCTGTAAATAACTTATTAGAAATAAAAGAATACCTTTAA
- a CDS encoding lipopolysaccharide biosynthesis protein — protein sequence MNTLLLVCNMQLFSFLKKEFVKNVLTLITGSAISQIVIYASILVLTRLFSTELFGIYILFSSIILILKPISTLQYELAIILPKDNKDAINLFFFSIIFVLLFSALLLIIIFFFKNNLLSVFEISELSDFIYLIPISIFFFGSISVFDYWNNRTSMFKNISKGLITKSIAMSSTQIATGFSSFNYLGLIPGHIIGQLLQLLILIKLSVKSISNLMNEVTLKRMLHQAKKYKDIPFFNTLINVTNNLSNELPVLLITAYFGLDNVGVYGLAVKFTRAPVGIIQQSVNQVFFNKASKVFNSDDSLNDLVIRTSKNLLFISFLIFTPLIIISFYLDYIFGDIWVDVGLYSRILIPWLFIAFLSNPLTSLIVILNKQKTILIFDSITLVFRFLAMFIGYYFYNNIIISLILFSGVGMLFNILIFFYLLKTSKEKKIAYQ from the coding sequence TTGAATACACTATTATTAGTTTGTAATATGCAACTATTTTCTTTTTTAAAAAAAGAGTTTGTTAAAAATGTTTTAACATTAATAACAGGTTCTGCTATAAGTCAGATAGTTATTTATGCTTCTATTTTAGTGCTTACAAGATTATTTTCGACAGAGTTATTTGGTATATATATATTGTTTTCTTCTATAATACTAATACTAAAACCTATATCCACTTTACAGTACGAATTAGCCATTATTTTACCGAAAGATAATAAAGACGCTATAAATTTATTCTTTTTCTCAATTATATTTGTTTTACTTTTTAGTGCTTTATTATTAATAATAATTTTCTTTTTTAAAAATAATTTATTAAGTGTTTTTGAAATATCTGAACTTTCAGATTTTATTTATTTAATACCAATAAGTATATTCTTTTTTGGTTCTATATCTGTATTTGATTACTGGAATAACAGAACAAGTATGTTTAAAAACATTTCTAAAGGCTTAATTACAAAATCTATAGCAATGAGTTCTACTCAAATAGCAACAGGTTTTAGTTCCTTTAATTATCTTGGTTTAATTCCTGGACATATTATTGGGCAATTATTACAACTTTTAATTTTAATAAAACTATCTGTAAAGTCTATAAGTAATTTAATGAATGAAGTAACTCTTAAAAGAATGTTACATCAAGCTAAAAAGTATAAAGATATTCCGTTTTTTAATACATTAATTAATGTAACTAATAACCTATCTAATGAACTTCCTGTACTTTTAATTACTGCATATTTTGGGTTAGATAATGTTGGAGTTTATGGTCTTGCAGTAAAATTTACAAGAGCACCAGTAGGTATTATTCAGCAATCTGTAAATCAAGTTTTTTTTAACAAAGCAAGTAAGGTTTTTAATAGTGATGATAGTTTGAATGACTTAGTAATTAGAACCTCTAAAAATTTATTATTTATTAGTTTCTTAATTTTCACACCTCTTATTATTATTTCTTTTTACTTAGATTATATTTTTGGTGACATTTGGGTTGATGTAGGCTTATATTCTAGAATTTTAATTCCATGGTTATTTATAGCTTTTCTTAGTAACCCTCTAACTTCGTTAATTGTAATTTTAAACAAACAAAAAACAATACTTATTTTTGATTCAATAACATTAGTATTTAGGTTTTTAGCAATGTTTATTGGTTATTATTTTTATAATAACATTATAATTTCTCTCATACTTTTCTCTGGAGTAGGAATGCTTTTTAATATTTTAATATTTTTCTACCTTTTGAAGACATCAAAAGAAAAGAAAATAGCTTATCAATAA